The Anastrepha obliqua isolate idAnaObli1 chromosome 5, idAnaObli1_1.0, whole genome shotgun sequence DNA window CTGTGCTGCTACTGTTGGATAGAAACTTAGATTTAGCGACCCCATTACACCACACATGGTCGTATCAAGCGTTGGTGCATGACGTTTTGGAATTGGGTCTGAACTTGGTATATGTAGAGGATGATGGCTCAACGAATACAGGTATGTGAAGCTCTTTTACATGGTCAAATTATTGTACTCAAACATTGCGGCATTCCAGGCACAAGAAAGAAACCAAAAGCCTGTGATTTAGATCGCAATGATCGCTTCTGGATGACACATAAAGGCAGCCCGTTTCCCACGGTCGCCGAAGCTATACAAGAGGAGTTGGAATCTTATCGGAATTCAGAAGAGGAAATCAAGCGTCTTAAAACATCCATGGGAATAGATGGCGAAACCGAAGTGGCTTTTTCTATGGTAAATGATACCACTGCACGTCTCACGAACGCTGTAAATTCGTTACCACAATTAATGGAAAAGAAGCGTCTCATTGACATGCACACAAAAATCGCCACATCGatattaaattacataaaagCACGTCGCTTGGATTCCTTTTTTGAATTAGAAGAGAAAATTATGTCGAAGCAAACACTCGACCGACCGCTTTTGGAATTGCTGAAAGATCCAGAATTTGGACTGCCAGAAGATAAAATTCGTCTATACATCATCTACTATATTTGTGCGCAAAACGTGCCCGAATACGAATTTGAACGTATGAAAGAAGCCCTGCAAGAGGCTGGCTGTGATCTCTCGCCACTTGCGTATGTGCAGCGTTGGAAGGGCATCATAAACCGTTCGCCGGCAATGAATCAGGCTGTACAATATGAAGGTGGCGGTACTCGCACTGTATCTATGTTCTCAAAATTAGTGTCACAAGGCTCGTCGTTTGTGATGGAAGGTGTTAAGAATTTAGTCGTCAAGAGGCATGTAAGTGGTGAGAAAATGTTGTTGCAAATCTTTGTTAGATCGTCAATGTCAATTATTTGATACACTCTCGAAATGGCACAGATAATATAAGTAAAGAGATTAAATGCGCGATGCTGTAAATGTCTTTCAAGTTTACGCTTTAATACCACTTAATTTCCCTTCAAATATTTGTGTTATTAATTACTcgccaattttttcaatttcagagcCTCCCGGTTACAAAGATCACCGAACAGGTGATGGAATGCCGTAGTAATTCCGAAACCGATGACTATCTTTACTTAGATCCAAAACTATTAAAAGGTGGAGATGTATTGCCAAAGAATCGAGCACCATTCCAAGATGCGGTCGTTTTTATAGTGGGTGGCGGTAATTAtattgaataccaaaatttagtCGATTacatcaaacaaaaacaaacggcCAATGTGAATAAACGCATCATCTACGGTTCATCAACACTAAGCAATGCGAAACTATTCCTCAAGGAGCTGTCAGCATTGGGGCGTGAAATACAAGCGCCCGTCCTGAGTTAGGAACGGCAAAGCAAATATGACAAGGTTCATGCCAAATTGAAATGCTGTTGAAcggtgaaaataacaaaaaagtggAGTGTTGACCATTTGTTTAATTCTTACTAtgctttaatttaaatgaatgaCAGCTGAAGATAGGACTTTAGTTATTTTTGCGGCTTTGTGTTTATCTATAAACATAGTTTTTCGTTTTGTACAACTTCCagtaatataaatacatttacatatatacatataccttaTTGTTGAGGGGAGACAAGTGTCTATATGAGTTGATACATTTAAAGCATTAAAGTTTAtagtaattattttaaaaaccacGCCTTATTCGACTATGTAGCTTGATAAAAATCATTGTTTATTCTTCAATATTAGAAAGGAAGTAAATACATTTagcaaaactataataaaaaagaatggcTCTGGCATATTTGTAAAGGCGGAGTGTGGGTATCTTAAGAGTGAAGGTGGAAGAAATACAAATAGAAATGAATACAAATTTCCTGGTTTGGAGTTGAAGTATTCACGTAGTATATATATTTAGGAAGCACGTCCTGTGAAGCAGACAGTTGTTGGGATCGTAACTGTTACATCAACGAACAGCTCATTATCGTCTTCAATTCTCAGGTCTAGGCAGATGGCGATTATGTGCCCAAAGATTTAGCCCTGATGTTTCCTAAGATAACAGATGTGTTTCTCGGtgttttgatataaaatatatatatggatacacaaattgataaaaaaatactgaaatttgtatcttttattttttaatttaaaaatggcaTAAGCATTTTGGTCGTGACACAATCATGCAACATTTACTTGTACGACTGCTACAGAGTTCGCGGATGAGATCGGTCCGTGGGAAGGGTTTCATGAAGCAGAGGTCCAGAGCAAGGGTGGTGTGAGGTGATTGGGGTTGAGaaggcatgtgaataggtggtgaGTAACGTGCAGagtaccttcacatgctggacgtATACTGAGTATGGTGGATTTTGAATTGGATTCTGGATTGGTAGGAGTTtgacctgctacaatatccagaaggTAGTTGGACCAAAATCACGTGGGTCTTTCGGGGTAGCTGGAGCTCTCTATCTATACACGCCATCCGATCCAGTAGATGCAGTTGTGTTTGGTCCTGGAACTCGTCGGTGTAGACGAACAGTTGTCTCCTGACTCGCCTGGGAGGTGGCCCAAGGTCTAACAAGTATCTGCAAGGGAGATTCTTGCTGTAACACTCTACCAGGAATTACTTGCTGAGCATTTTACTGTACTCCTTGACCGTGAGCATGGAAGCCTCATTGTGAGGGTGCTGCAGGGCAAACATCAGGTGGCATCTCGGGGCCGTCCTGatagcagtattttggcagTGCTGGAGCTTTGCCCACTGCGACTTACTACATAGTATCAGGCGGTCAGGTGGGCGCAGTGTAATTTAGTACCGACTGGCTTTAATGTCGCCAGTACCATTTTTTCATCTTTGTCCGAAGTGTTGTCGGCTAGCGATTTGAGCACCTTGTCGCGATTTTGGACATTAGTGGCACTTGCGGTTATATGCCCCGATAAtaagagcaaactgtcgaatgttacacccaaaattttgaggTTGTTAAAGGTCCGTATTGATGTGAGTTTCAATTTCACCTCCTtcgtccaggtggtaaaaaAGGTCGCTGTGTATTTAGTGGGGGAAAGCTGGTGATTCCTGGCAGTGAAAAAGGGGGAAGATTGGCGAGGTAAACGTGTACTTTACGAACAGAAGTCATCAAtttcattgcccgacgccattatcgaatAATCGTCAACCTAGGAGAGCAGTGAAACTCGCTCTGGTGGTTGCGGAGCTTCCAAATATAGATGTTTCTAAAGCAAGGTGGAAGGATCACCACCCTGTGGCACTTCTTACTTTATGCTCCTCTGTTTTGATCTGTGGTCTCGAAAGATGA harbors:
- the LOC129248284 gene encoding protein sly1 homolog produces the protein MLTLRDRQINAIKQMLNLNAQQPKALAAEPVWKILIFDRVGQDIISPIISIKELRELGVTLHVQLHSDRDSIPDVPAIYFCLPTDENLDRIQQDFGNGLYDVYHLNFLAPITRQKIEDLAAAALQAGCVANIHRVYDQYVNFISLEDDFFILKHQKSEQLSYYSINRANTRDEEMEALMDSIVDSLFAVFVTLGNVPIIRCPRNSAAEMVARKLEKKLRENLWDSRSNLFHMDATQAGGGVFSFQRPVLLLLDRNLDLATPLHHTWSYQALVHDVLELGLNLVYVEDDGSTNTGTRKKPKACDLDRNDRFWMTHKGSPFPTVAEAIQEELESYRNSEEEIKRLKTSMGIDGETEVAFSMVNDTTARLTNAVNSLPQLMEKKRLIDMHTKIATSILNYIKARRLDSFFELEEKIMSKQTLDRPLLELLKDPEFGLPEDKIRLYIIYYICAQNVPEYEFERMKEALQEAGCDLSPLAYVQRWKGIINRSPAMNQAVQYEGGGTRTVSMFSKLVSQGSSFVMEGVKNLVVKRHSLPVTKITEQVMECRSNSETDDYLYLDPKLLKGGDVLPKNRAPFQDAVVFIVGGGNYIEYQNLVDYIKQKQTANVNKRIIYGSSTLSNAKLFLKELSALGREIQAPVLS